In a genomic window of Trichoderma atroviride chromosome 4, complete sequence:
- a CDS encoding uncharacterized protein (EggNog:ENOG41) — MSTSSSSSHSGSTWQERLEEVCRDAQIMPPTFQIVSDRRGGRTAWSSQVTILGQTLAARYWYDGKNLNNAKEDAAECALNWLSTSSNASHVRNWSTW, encoded by the exons ATGTCtacttcttcgtcttcttcccaCAGCGGCTCAACATGGCAGGAACGCCTTGAGG AGGTTTGCCGTGACGCCCAGATCATGCCACCCACCTTCCAAATCGTGTCTGATCGACGAG GCGGTCGAACAGCTTGGTCAAGCCAGGTTACAATCCTGGGCCAGACCCTTGCCGCACGATACTGGTACGATGGAAAGAATCTCAACAACGCCAAGGAAGACGCTGCCGAATGTGCTTTGAACTGGCTGAGCACTTCGAGCAACGCCTCCCACGTCCGAAATTGGAGCACTTGGTGA
- a CDS encoding uncharacterized protein (BUSCO:EOG092D0FN1), with the protein MFSTFTGSSRRPRNVNLSGQASNPFSNTSWSPSAASNATKTVSDAQADREKRQAERRRLKAASQIQKTWRGYRSRSTLKEQRRDDFDLVYQSPSDADAFQRLYVSFPLLLSFFSAAHAGDVQRLFLFIKDCNHVSLQQLCDASHHTSRLQQLMVVLVQALDVLVVKGDTTLELQHILTLINHLGVNFPLIILASVNEYYAALAKLCQSQRSREWLEPVFRSISAPLNTGAEHESESYSALALRFLTTDNLHFFEQNIDHVGDMINMEKLATEILRLYTYKSDNLPDKDHLLWLLAHYIDLSRAQKNSNQNLINLKAIFTQLSALSSDINIRISTQPSPEQLNDAAAESLIFPSTSYITQQLLRLVDSNGISSLLRDFSISLAQSSNQELEGSELLAGYILSLLQSFPTRADDTRMRLFLEEIPTAGGNIPIVKYLWQMMTKTSIFQKLKAESERPARVLHRYFYETVSRSSSAHTEEQEWRIILLFLELYTFILRLSDDEDFLSGIYPQVLSSDVPQSRTRSCSLALKDIEALIIFLKNTAFALHYNVQEIIQTRAAVEASATARLNSYWGDSSTVSDGPKAASKPPASEVSTKLDLESLRAIITTSLKMLYERDSRKHFLSADHWLMTGKLEKEDFVGAVIAEEERQIQEQAEDSDAEADDAISPFDDGFGSHATFAAQRLSRHVRLERLKARQIRAQRERRLAEMGPKLEILKHIPFVVPFETRVMIFRSFINLDRLRRSGNSTFPMPPLGRHHAKIRRGQLFEDAYEQFYQLGEGLKDPIQITFVDQFDTPEAGIDGGGVTKEFLTSVTSEAFANQLGGLGMFTSSDKGLLYPNPMALDILRESLRQQGLTESDHEWRETISELFKRYEFLGRIVGKCMYEGILVDLAFAGFFLLKWPSPNRKEENSYKGSVNDLQDMDEELYKGLLNLKNYPGDVSALGFDFTITDQVSAPGEPVKTVSRKLVPNGDEVPVTNDNRLLYISYAARHRLVLQPAPQTMAFLRGLREIIRPSWLSMFNQSELQRLVGGDSMEIDVEDLRRNTVYSGLYAVGDDGEEHPTIKMFWNVMNGFTDAQRRDVLKYVSSTPRAPLLGFAQLNPKFAIRDGGSDQERLPSTSTCVNLLKLPVYKSESTLRTKLLYAISSGAGFDLS; encoded by the exons atgtTCTCAACCTTCACGGGCAGCTCCCGGCGGCCGAGAAACGTGAACCTGAGCGGGCAGGCCAGCAACCCGTTCTCCAACACATCATGGTCTCCTTCGGCCGCTTCGAATGCTACAAAGACCGTTTCGGATGCGCAGGCCGATCGAGAAAAGCGACAGGCGGAGAGACGGCGTTTGAAGGCCGCGTCACAGATACAGAAGACATGGAGAGGATACAGATCAAGGTCTACCCTGAAGGAGCAGCGCAGGGATGACTTTGATCTCGTCTATCAATCTCCCTCCGATGCCGATGCTTTCCAGAGGCTATACGTTTCTTTCCCCCTCctgttgtcttttttctctgcCGCTCATGCCGGTGATGTGCAACGCCTGTTCTTATTCATCAAAGACTGTAATCATGTCTCTCTGCAGCAACTATGTGACGCCAGCCATCATACGTCTCGACTCCAACAATTAATGGTCGTTCTGGTGCAAGCTTTGGACGTTTTAGTCGTTAAAGG TGATACGACATTGGAACTTCAGCATATCCTTACGCTCATCAACCATCTGGGCGTCAACTTTCCCCTCATCATATTAGCATCAGTCAACGAGTACTATGCGGCATTGGCAAAGCTGTGCCAATCGCAGCGTAGTCGAGAATGGCTAGAGCCAGTCTTTAGATCTATATCGGCACCTCTGAATACAGGCGCGGAACATG AGTCAGAATCATACTCGGCCTTGGCACTACGATTTCTAACCACGGACAACCTCCATTTCTTTGAGCAAAACATTGATCATGTAGGCGACATGATCAATATGGAGAAGCTTGCGACAGAAATATTACgattatatacttataaatcCGATAATTTGCCAGACAAGGATCATCTCCTCTGGCTCCTAGCCCATTATATTGACTTGAGCAGGGCGCAGAAAAATTCAAACCAGAATTTGATCAATCTAAAAGCCATTTTCACACAGCTATCTGCATTGTCGTCCGATATTAATATACGTATCAGCACACAGCCGTCCCCTGAGCAACTCAACGACGCAGCTGCCGAGTCCCTTATCTTCCCGTCAACATCATACATTACTCAACAGCTGCTACGACTAGTTGACAGCAATGGCATTTCCAGCTTGCTACGTGACTTCTCTATTAGCCTGGCACAGTCTTCAAACCAAGAGCTGGAAGGTAGCGAGCTCCTTGCTGGCTATATCCTCTCTTTACTGCAAAGTTTCCCCACAAGAGCCGACGACACACGCATGAGGCTGTTCCTCGAAGAAATACCTACTGCAGGGGGCAATATCCCCATTGTCAAATATCTCTGGCAGATGATGACCAAAACCTCGATATTTCAAAAACTAAAGGCTGAGTCTGAGCGACCAGCGAGAGTGCTCCACAGATACTTTTATGAGACTGTATCTCGATCTTCTTCGGCTCACacagaagaacaagaatggAGAATCATCCTCTTGTTTTTAGAGCTTTATACCTTCATTCTTCGACTaagcgatgatgaggatttCCTGAGCGGCATTTACCCTCAAGTTTTAAGCAGCGATGTTCCACAATCACGAACCCGATCATGCAGTTTGGCACTAAAAGACATTGAAGCGCTCATTATATTCCTCAAAAATACAGCGTTCGCTCTGCATTACAATGTTCAAGAAATCATCCAAACTCGGGCAGCTGTTGAGGCTTCAGCTACAGCCCGACTAAACTCCTACTGGGGAGACTCGTCGACAGTCTCAGATGGGCCCAAGGCCGCTAGCAAACCTCCAGCTTCGGAAGTATCTACAAAGCTCGATTTAGAGAGCCTTCGCGCAATAATCACCACTTCGTTGAAGATGCTTTACGAAAGAGACTCGCGGAAGCATTTCTTGTCAGCAGATCACTGGCTCATGACGGGCAAACTGGAAAAGGAGGATTTTGTTGGAGCTGTCAtagcggaagaagaaagacagaTCCAGGAGCAGGCAGAGGATAGCGACGCAGAGGCAGACGACGCTATATCTCCATTCGATGACGGTTTTGGATCGCATGCAACTTTTGCTGCGCAGCGGCTTTCTCGCCACGTCAGATTGGAAAGGCTCAAGGCCCGCCAGATTCGCGCTCAGAGGGAACGAAGACTTGCGGAAATGGGACCCAAATTGGAAATTCTCAAGCATATTCCGTTTGTTGTTCCGTTTGAGACACGAGTTATGATATTCAGATCCTTCATCAACCTCGACAGACTTCGTAGAAGTGGCAATAGCACATTCCCGATGCCTCCCTTGGGAAGACACCATGCGAAAATCCGTCGCGGTCAGCTATTTGAGGATGCCTACGAGCAGTTTTATCAGCTGGGAGAGGGTTTAAAAGACCCTATTCAGATTACCTTTGTTGACCAGTTCGATACCCCTGAGGCGGGTATAGATGGTGGTGGCGTTACAAAAGAATTCTTAACCAGCGTTACATCAGAAGCTTTTGCAAACCAGCTTGGAGGCCTGGGTATGTTTACATCTAGTGATAAAGGGCTACTATATCCTAATCCCATGGCTCTGGATATACTTCGCGAGTCACTGCGACAACAAGGGCTCACCGAGTCTGATCACGAGTGGAGGGAAACAATATCCGAGTTATTCAAACGTTATGAATTTCTTGGCCGTATTGTAGGAAAGTGTATGTATGAAGGGATCCTTGTTGACCTTGCATTTGCCGGGTTTTTCCTTCTGAAATGGCCATCACCAAatcgaaaagaagagaacagCTACAAAGGTAGTGTCAACGATCTCCAAGACATGGACGAGGAACTATACAAGGGTCTCCTTAACCTCAAGAATTACCCGGGAGACGTATCTGCCCTGGGGTTCGACTTTACCATCACGGACCAGGTGTCAGCTCCAGGGGAGCCTGTCAAGACTGTTAGCAGAAAGCTGGTGCCCAACGGTGATGAGGTACCAGTTACAAACGACAATCGCCTGCTATACATATCCTACGCAGCTCGTCATCGCTTAGTCCTGCAGCCGGCTCCTCAGACCATGGCCTTTCTGCGCGGGCTTCGCGAAATCATTAGACCTTCATGGCTGTCTATGTTTAACCAATCTGAGCTACAGCGTCTGGTTGGCGGTGACTCTATGGAGATTGATGTCGAGGACTTACGCCGAAACACAGTCTATAGCGGTCTTTACGCtgtgggtgatgatggagaggagCACCCCACAATTAAAATGTTCTGGAACGTCATGAACGGCTTCACAGACGCTCAAAGGCGCGACGTTCTCAAGTATGTCAGCTCAACGCCGAGAGCAccgcttcttggctttgcaCAGCTGAATCCAAAGTTTGCCATTCGGGATGGTGGCTCGGACCAAGAACGACTGCCGAGCACTAGTACGTGTGTTAATTTGCTAAAGCTACCGGTTTATAAGTCAGAATCAACTTTACGAACGAAACTACTGTACGCGATATCGTCAGGGGCTGGGTTTGATTTGAGTTAG
- a CDS encoding uncharacterized protein (BUSCO:EOG092D3N3B) produces the protein MATNTTSGAVDQLANDLNNTSLNGSDDVKAPAVDTGVSAGAEDASAPTPTAAPHPQNSASLYVGELDPSVTEAMLFELFSQIGAVASIRVCRDAVTRRSLGYAYVNYNSTPDGEKALEELNYTPIKGRPCRIMWSQRDPALRKTGQGNVFIKNLDVAIDNKALHDTFAAFGNILSCKVAQDETGASKGYGFVHYETDEAAAQAIKHVNGMLLNEKKVYVGYHIPKKDRQSKFEEMKANFTNVYVKNISPDVTDNEFRELFEKYGDVTSSSLARDQEGKSRGFGFVNFTTHEAAYKAVDELNGNDFRGQELYVGRAQKKHEREEELRKSYEAARLEKASKYQGVNLYIKNLDDDVDDDKLRQMFSEFGPITSAKVMRDSLQEGEEEVKDQEKDKENQKEAENEAEAESAENAEKKAEKKGDKKLGKSKGFGFVCFSNPDDATKAVAEMNQRMINNKPLYVALAQRKDVRKSQLEASIQARNQLRMQQAAAAAGMPQQFMQPPVFYAPGQQPGFIPQGGRGMPFPQPGMPLPQGGRPGQFPGYPQQGGRNVPQGMPPNMYGLPGQFPPQFGQPGTPQFMAAMQQAQQAALAGGRGGAPQGGRGNIAGMPPNVQGGMPGYPPNNRQGMGRNNNAGRNGNFNNQAPRDNAANTNAANAPSMLQSQLAAAQPAQQKQILGELIFPKIQAINSELAGKITGMLLEMDNTELVNLIEDEAALKAKVDEALAVYDEYVKSQGTGPEKKEEETKA, from the exons ATGGCCACTAACACCACCTCGGGCGCTGTTGACCAGCTCGCCAACGACCTCAACAACACATCCCTCAATGGCAGCGACGATGTCAAGGCTCCTGCCGTCGACACTGGTGTGAGCGCTGGTGCTGAGGATGCCTCTGCTCCTACCCCCACTGCCGCCCCCCACCCCCAGAACTCTGCCTCGCTCTACGTCGGAGAACTCGACCCCTCCGTCACCGAGGCCATGCTCTTCGAGCTCTTCTCTCAGATTGGCGCCGTGGCTTCCATCCGTGTCTGCCGTGACGCTGTCACTCGCCGCTCTCTGGGCTACGCCTACGTCAACTACAACTCTACCCCTGATGGCGAGAAGGCTCTGGAGGAGCTCAACTACACTCCCATCAAGGGCCGTCCTTGCCGTATCATGTGGTCTCAGCGTGACCCTGCTCTGCGCAAGACTGGCCAGGGCaacgtcttcatcaagaacTTGGACGTTGCTATTGATAACAAGGCTCTCCACGACacctttgctgcctttggcaaCATTCTCAGCTGCAAGGTTGCCCAGGATGAGACCGGCGCCTCCAAGGGCTACGGTTTCGTCCACTACGAGACcgacgaggctgctgctcaggCTATCAAGCACGTCAACGGCATGCTGCTCAACGAGAAGAAGGTTTACGTCGGCTACCATATCCCCAAGAAGGACCGCCAGAGCAAGTTCGAAGAGATGAAGGCCAACTTCACCAACGTTTACGTGAAGAACATTAGCCCCGACGTCACCGACAATGAGTTCCGTGAGCTGTTTGAGAAGTATGGTGATGTCACCTCATCTTCTCTGGCCCGTGACCAGGAGGGCAAATCTCGTGGATTTGGCTTTGTTAACTTCACCACTCACGAAGCTGCTTACAAGGCTGTCGATGAGCTGAACGGAAATGATTTCCGTGGTCAGGAGCTCTACGTTGGCCGTGCCCAGAAGAAGCATGAGCGTGAAGAGGAACTGCGAAAGTCTTATGAGGCTGCGCGCCTTGAGAAGGCTAGCAAGTACCAGGGTGTCAACCTCTACATCAAGAACCtcgatgacgatgttgaTGACGACAAGCTCCGCCAGATGTTCTCCGAATTTGGCCCCATCACCTCTGCCAAGGTCATGAGAGACTCTCTTcaggagggcgaggaggaggtcAAGGACCAGGAGAAGGATAAGGAGAACCAGAAGGAGGCCGAGaacgaggctgaggccgaATCGGCTGAGAacgccgagaagaaggctgagaagaagggagacaAGAAGCTTGGTAAGAGCAAGGGTTTCGGCTTCGTCTGCTTTAGCAACCCCGACGATGCCACCAAGGCCGTTGCCGAGATGAACCAGCGAATGATCAACAACAAGCCCCTCTACGTTGCTCTTGCCCAGCGCAAGGACGTTCGCAAGAGCCAGCTTGAGGCTAGCATCCAAGCTCGCAACCAATTGCGAATGCAGCAGGCCGCCGCGGCAGCTGGTATGCCGCAGCAGTTCATGCAGCCCCCCGTTTTCTATGCtcctggccagcagccaggctTCATCCCCCAGGGTGGCCGTGGTATGCCTTTCCCCCAGCCTGGAATGCCTCTTCCTCAGGGTGGCCGTCCTGGCCAGTTCCCTGGATACCCTCAGCAGGGTGGCCGTAACGTTCCCCAGGGAATGCCCCCCAACATGTACGGTCTCCCCGGTCAGTTCCCTCCTCAGTTTGGCCAGCCTGGAACTCCTCAGTTCATGGCTGCTATGCAGCAGGCTCAGcaggctgctcttgctggcggccgtggtggcGCTCCTCAGGGCGGCCGTGGCAACATCGCCGGCATGCCCCCCAACGTTCAGGGTGGAATGCCCGGCTACCCCCCTAACAACCGCCAGGGTATGGGACGTAACAACAACGCTGGCCGCAACGGCAACTTCAACAACCAGGCTCCTCGTGACAACGCTGCTAACACCAACGCCGCCAACGCTCCTTCTATGCTCCAGTCTCAGCTTGCTGCGGCTCAGCCTgcccagcagaagcagattcTTGGTGAACTGATCTTCCccaagatccaggccatCAACTCTGAGCTTGCTGGCAAGATCACCGGtatgctgctggagatggacaaCACTGAGCTTGTCAACCT cattgaggacgaggctgcctTGAAGGCCAAGGTTGACGAGGCGCTGGCCGTCTACGATGAGTACGTCAAGTCTCAGGGTACCGGtcctgagaagaaggaggaggaaaccAAGGCTTAA
- a CDS encoding uncharacterized protein (EggNog:ENOG41), which produces MANNNSKYRPMSIDAMLDMERQEVLALLEGNKEAQSARDGRSGSPYASRSPGRGMLDIAEDEIPPSNATSSSNRPAPASQGPVRSMLDVKAPPSPQLVRSMLDVSGSVPDSPRRAGRSSTPSSPLLTSSDPTLRQSPTSGLAPRSRSDAGLLSDPGRGPRSSLMSNYQFSSILPHSSGPQPSVRWSSSRNSKGNKRDSVGSLGPEGALPTDRGRSPLGASRFFGGSKSSQNRRWSSRSQSPATFASSQLPPGKALLKDGQVMDLNSAYRKLSDANLMHSSGSLAQLPMRKKNGEAGEGRLVKDYVGPDGEQLDSSEEEEEESSDDEDRGRKKSPRSLIHGAGPNGGESTASGSQPGGRQALSLLAAAEQERSQVASQQPQYQYRSLIAEPEIKVTSASGETAKPSKANKGVHPATSYDQGPMSRAPSMKDSDDEADIDDIKRAQNLSFTMTNILETPEAHRAIRIIYRGDYNRIVQAAEEENHRLRKYLVATDLSDESTHALEWAIGTVLRDGDTLVAIYCIDEDTGITTGEGSVVPDESKAMKEQAAAINMMANAKAAPAQMNLVSEFKRSSAFYLRGTGSNIGTPRGTPRGTPRGTPTGSPAPLYRGDRFKAEQERNRAVQEITDRVLRLLRKTRLQVRVIVEVLHCKNPRHLVTEVIDLVNPTLVVIGSRGRSALKGYVSCLSIISRRGGFANHRLSVILGSFSNYLVTKSSVPVMVARKKLRKQSKYKRTPVKQVNNISNPTARSLANAKVD; this is translated from the exons ATGGcgaacaacaacagcaagtATCGCCCTATGAGCATCGATGCCATGCTTGACATGGAGCGGCAGGAGGTCCTCGCTCTGCTGGAGGGCAACAAAGAGGCCCAATCCGCCAGAGACGGGCGGTCGGGTTCGCCTTACGCGTCGCGTTCTCCTGGTCGCGGCATGCTTGATATCGCAGAGGATGAGATTCCTCCGAGCAATGCcacgtcttcttccaacagACCGGCTCCGGCCTCTCAGGGCCCCGTGAGGAGCATGCTCGACGTTAAGGCGCCGCCTTCTCCACAGCTGGTCCGCAGCATGCTCGATGTTAGTGGCTCTGTGCCGGACTCTCCCAGACGAGCTGGCCGCAGCTCAACTCCAAGCTCTCCTCTACTAACGTCTAGTGACCCTACCTTGAGGCAGTCGCCGACTTCAGGCTTGGCGCCCCGGAGTAGATCTGATGCTGGCTTGCTTTCTGATCCTGGACGGGGCCCACGAAGCAGCCTGATGTCCAACTATCAATTTTCTAGTATACTGCCGCATAGCTCAGGACCTCAGCCGTCAGTGAGGTGGTCGTCTTCGAGAAACAGCAAAGGTAACAAGCGAGATAGTGTAGGATCCCTAGGCCCTGAGGGCGCGCTTCCTACGGATAGGGGCCGGTCTCCGCTTGGAGCCTCTCGGTTTTTCGGCGGATCCAAATCTTCTCAAAATCGCCGCTGGAGCAGTAGGTCTCAATCTCCGGCGACGTTTGCTTCATCACAGCTACCCCCGGGCAAGGCCCTTTTGAAAGATGGCCAAGTGATGGATCTCAACAGCGCCTATAGAAAACTGTCAGATGCGAATCTCATGCATTCTAGCGGAAGCCTGGCGCAACTGCCGATGCGGAAGAAGAAcggagaggctggagaggGCAGGCTGGTCAAGGATTATGTCGGACCGGATGGCGAACAGCTCGATTCtagtgaagaagaggaagaagagtcatccgacgacgaagaccGAGGGCGTAAGAAGTCACCTCGTTCGTTGATACACGGTGCAGGGCCCAATGGTGGAGAGAGCACGGCCAGTGGCTCGCAGCCTGGAGGGCGGCaggccttgagcttgctTGCGGCGGCGGAACAAGAAC GCTCGCAGGTAGCATCCCAGCAGCCTCAATATCAGTACCGGTCCCTGATTGCGGAGCCTGAGATCAAAGTAACAAGTGCGTCCGGAGAGACTGCGAAGCCGTCAAAGGCCAATAAGGGCGTCCATCCGGCCACCAGCTATGACCAGGGCCCGATGTCGCGGGCCCCATCTATGAAGGACTCGGATGACGAAGCTGACATTGACGATATCAAGAGGGCCCAGAATTTGTCCTTTACAATGACCAACATATTGGAAACGCCAGAGGCGCATCGTGCTATCCGTATCATCTACCGCGGAGATTACAATAGAATTGTCCaggcagctgaagaggagaatcACAGACTCCGAAAGTATTTGGTGGCCACGGACCTTAGTGACGAGTCCACTCATGCTCTCGAATGGGCAATCGGCACAGTCCTTCGAGATGGTGATACTCTGGTCGCGATCTATTGCATCGATGAAGACACAGGCATAACGACGGGTGAGGGATCTGTTGTTCCTGATGAATCAAAGGCAATGAAAGAGCAAGCGGCCGCCATCAACATGATGGCAAACGCGaaagcagcaccagcgcagATGAATCTGGTATCAGAGTTCAAGCGTAGCTCGGCTTTCTATCTACGAGGCACTGGTTCCAATATAGGTACGCCCAGAGGTACGCCCAGGGGCACACCAAGGGGAACACCAACCGGATCGCCAGCGCCGCTGTATCGTGGCGACCGCTTCAAGGCCGAGCAGGAGCGCAACCGCGCTGTGCAGGAGATTACAGATAGGGTTCTCCGTCTCCTCAGGAAAACTAGGCTTCAGGTGAGGGTCATTGTGGAAGTTTTGCACTGCAAGAATCCACGACACCTCGTCACAGAGGTGATTGACCTCGTCAACCCCACTCTAGTTGTGATTGGGAGCCGGGGCCGAAGTGCGCTCAAGGGGTATGTGTCCTGCTTGAGCATTATTTCGAGAAGAGGAGGGTTCGCTAACCATCGACTTAGTGTCATTCTGGGATCATTCTCTAATTATCTGGTTACCAAGAGTTCAGTGCCTGTGATGGTGGCCCGGAAGAAGCTGCGGAAACAATCCAAGTACAAGCGAACGCCGGTGAAGCAGGTGAACAACATTAGCAACCCAACGGCCAGAAGCTTGGCCAATGCCAAAGTTGACTAG
- a CDS encoding uncharacterized protein (EggNog:ENOG41~TransMembrane:1 (i200-222o)), which yields MDDPQERLDASLRDFETPASPTSTTRNSSILPSEPAIEDDLLADLDVASVGSYSPPAWRRLANGSRSHGFWRPPSHDALSAMSPMRLAMRNTPYSERDDDDDTDDDLDLEDNQNDILQRAIRTRLPTGSMSPDKVRSRSPDGNRSNTLRFEAPTPPVLERILESPPPTDNYIRFAVRAEVQQRTEPIETAIAFIRKRYSALTASWTTTLFSVLLALCGVSLFKTLIQEPAPRPVGDLVKVAGIARSFEPLIYYSEHAITQVHDLQATSVAVWDLGETVRTSGMRDASLIVADLDALSSSMKTLATEMTKFFAVVDGDIDGILNVMDWAKMHLNRLQSAPSPSSLSSAYDNIHNMLSEAHVLEDASGAPTPLGTITTYVFGLSNPQREQRMVQLLFNEFLSILEESVREELRYSMNLYGLFNSIDQHFLNLARTVARETSAQEELHSDMLASLWVRILGTRAAELRKFEQNRILLRDVREKTVRNKGILVNHHSKLLSLQTSLEGLRTKLISPLVRGANATILTLEDQIDSLSGVRDHLSEIRRQQKGKVMETLYASVPSKQLPQRNLALDDGRSGVFRES from the exons ATGGACGATCCCCAAGAAAGGCTCGACGCCTCTTTGCGGGATTTCGAGACTCCAGCAAGCCCGACATCTACGACGAGGAACTCATCTATTCTCCCCAGCGAACCGGCGATAGAGGACGATCTCCTAGCGGACCTGGACGTCGCGTCCGTCGGCTCTTATTCCCCTCCAGCGTGGCGGAGACTCGCCAACGGTAGTCGGAGCCACGGATTCTGGAGGCCGCCGTCGCATGATGCGCTCAGCGCAATGTCGCCGATGCGCCTGGCCATGCGCAACACCCCCTACAGCGAGcgcgacgatgacgacgacaccGACGACGATCTAGACCTCGAGGACAACCAAAACGACATTTTGCAGCGGGCGATTCGCACAAGGCTTCCCACCGGCAGCATGAGCCCGGACAAGGTGAGGAGTCGCAGCCCAGATGGAAATCGCAGCAACACCTTGCGCTTCGAGGCACCAACCCCGCCCGTCCTGGAGAGGATACTGgagtcgccgccgccgacagATAACT ATATCCGTTTCGCTGTGCGCGCCGAGGTTCAGCAGCGTACCGAACCAATTGAAACCGCCATTGCCTTCATCCGTAAACGCTACTCCGCTCTCACCGCATCATGGACGACCACCCTATTCAGCGTTCTGTTGGCCCTCTGTGGCGTCTCGCTCTTCAAGACGCTCATCCAAGAGCCTGCGCCGCGGCCCGTCGGCGATCTCGTCAAGGTCGCAGGCATCGCGCGCTCCTTTGAGCCGCTCATATACTATTCGGAGCATGCCATCACGCAGGTGCATGACTTGCAGGCTACAAGCGTGGCTGTCTGGGACCTCGGAGAGACAGTGCGAACCAGCGGCATGCGTGACGCTTCGCTCATCGTCGCCGATCTGGATGCTCTAAGCAGCTCAATGAAGACGCTTGCCACCGAGATGACCAAGTTTTTCGCCGTTGTTGACGGCGATATTGACGG CATCCTCAATGTCATGGATTGGGCCAAGATGCATCTCAACCGCCTCCAGAGCGCTCCCTCTCCttcctccctctcctccgCGTACGATAATATCCACAATATGCTTTCTGAGGCCCATGTCCTCGAAGACGCCTCTGGCGCTCCTACGCCGCTCGGCACGATTACTACGTACGTCTTTGGACTAAGCAACCCGCAGCGCGAGCAACGAATGGTCCAGCTACTGTTCAACGAATTCCTATCGATCCTCGAGGAAAGTGTTCGAGAGGAGCTTCGCTATAGCATGAACCTCTACGGCCTTTTCAACAGCATCGACCAGCACTTTCTCAACCTGGCGCGAACCGTCGCACGCGAGACGTCCGCCCAAGAAGAACTCCACAGCGATATGCTGGCCAGCCTCTGGGTGCGCATCCTCGGGACGCGcgccgccgagctgcgcAAGTTTGAGCAGAACCGCATCCTGCTGCGCGACGTGAGGGAGAAGACGGTGCGCAACAAGGGCATCCTGGTCAACCACCACAGCAAGCTGCTGTCCTTGCAGACCTCGCTCGAGGGCCTGCGCACCAAGCTCATCTCCCCGCTCGTGCGTGGCGCCAATGCCACCATCTTGACGCTCGAGGACCAGATTGACAGCTTGTCGGGTGTGAGGGACCATCTCTCCGAGATTCGACGCCAGCAGAAGGGCAAGGTTATGGAGACGCTTTACGCCAGCGTGCCGAGTAAGCAATTGCCACAAAGAAATCTAGCGCTTGACGATGGCAGGAGTGGTGTCTTTAGAGAGTCATGA
- a CDS encoding mitochondrial 37S ribosomal protein uS7m has product MASRLKIWGACRTLAVRPQPARLPTQPFRVQISPSRFYADDATNKSSKPATGAKVETFGSDTKSETGSAGVAQSSELAQKTPEKTASTSQTSSIETLDDAALEQILYGGRPATSQREGGLTEAQEDALYREGVIPPPEEADAALAKSETTAESRSILPVGSELQTAGHKFGLPTKPYPDGFNVKKRYHPVLEQITRLLMRHGELSVAQRNMAMVMNFLRTAPAPIYSPKFPLLPGTPPASHLPP; this is encoded by the exons ATGGCTTCAAGATTAAAGATCTGGGGTGCATGCAGGACTCTGGCGGTCCGACCGCAACCCGCCCGCCTGCCAACTCAGCCGTTCCGAGTCCAGATCTCGCCATCTCGATTCTATGCCGACGATGCGACCAACAAATCTTCCAAGCCTGCTACCGGCGCAAAGGTAGAAACATTCGGCTCAGACACCAAATCAGAAACAGGGAGCGCTGGAGTTGCTCAATCGAGCGAATTGGCTCAGAAGACGCCCGAAAAG ACAGCTTCAACATCACAAACGTCATCTATCGAAACGCTGGACGATGCGGCATTGGAACAGATTCTATATGGCGGCCGGCCAGCGACAAGCCAACGGGAAGGCGGCTTGACGGAAGCGCAAGAGGACGCCTTATATCGTGAGGGTGTTATCCCCCCGCCAGAAGAGGCAGACGCCGCTCTCGCCAAATCAGAAACCACTGCTGAATCGCGATCAATACTCCCCGTTGGCTCAGAGTTGCAAACTGCAGGCCACAAATTTGGCCTACCTACGAAACCCTACCCGGATGGGTTCAACGTCAAGAAGCGATACCACCCGGTGCTGGAGCAGATCACCAGGCTTCTGATGCGCCATGGAGAGCTCAGCGTTGCGCAGAGA AATATGGCCATGGTCATGAACTTTTTGCGAACGGCACCCGCCCCTATCTACAGTCCGAAATTCCCCCTATTACCGGGGACGCCTCCCGCCTCGCACCTCCCCCCTTAA